One genomic segment of Tripterygium wilfordii isolate XIE 37 chromosome 9, ASM1340144v1, whole genome shotgun sequence includes these proteins:
- the LOC120005406 gene encoding uncharacterized protein LOC120005406 yields MSSGTQPPSLPLTTPVDPPTPAVESLSPEILREGLVAFREIKKGQYLHALLRIRQSMSNYKDSPHLHAIDALNRKLAAEKLVDDFNMKLKQLNRAVQSAKFAMDMLPNSLYFALLSIDALYQTAEVTQEGWDTVIRQCKCALLIENSTDPGVDRFLGEDEMQNSSKEARIENTERQIRLYLHACQHLIKADAAKMEVRMERMKAIVGDWILKKQRASQFSVLKEKGKDDEEENKCKDLWSHSLTEKKKKEIRSVNLKDLEMYFNSLDGDVARELLEAISWAKEYKIWKYWECFCGKKFEDCNLYKDHFRKTHGPILMFLKEEIYVCNKWITEYLKGEWRPLDSDMATPCIFSQWKSASEIVCNNELADSDDLVEKGSYLDCYLSDDLDLKIKERVVFNTHFSGLLVDLRSWGREFNVATDIDATADNASATPFSLNIGQKVISPESDDFISWLYGSVIGEDFKSWECLRDSQRKKAKEVYQILEKECLHLKKTCRDDEISKMQRKIKAIQVVDRYVEENENGGKSPKQEEEDCVTFLRKRHEDLQGKEDIDSLIESEVISDVLKEQSALAQAGPSSNQSGFGECSIDYEVKSQEGFPIQMYNNIRLALEIVRQQMVIKNAIILQSAGYILCSLF; encoded by the exons ATGTCCTCTGGAACACAACCACCATCGCTGCCACTCACCACCCCCGTCGATCCACCAACCCCAGCAGTTGAATCGCTATCTCCGGAGATCTTGCGTGAAGGCTTGGTTGCTTTCCGGGAAATTAAAAAAGGTCAGTACCTCCATGCATTGCTTAGAATCCGACAGTCTATGTCTAATTATAAAGATTCACCACATCTTCACGCTATTGATGCACTCAACCGCAAGCTTGCTGCTGAAAAACTAGTAGATGATTTTAATATGAAACTCAAGCAATTAAATAGGGCGGTTCAATCGGCCAAATTTGCCATGGATATGTTGCCGAACTCTCTTTATTTTGCTTTGCTGTCTATTGATGCACTGTATCAGACGGCAGAGGTGACACAAGAAGGATGGGATACTGTGATTAGACAATGCAAGTGTGCCCTACTTATCGAAAATTCCACTGATCCAGGAGTTGATAGGTTTCTTGGAGAGGATGAAATGCAGAATTCAAGTAAGGAAGCAAGAATTGAGAATACTGAGAGACAAATTAGATTGTATTTACATGCTTGCCAGCATCTAATTAAGGCTGATGCGGCAAAAATGGAGGTGAGGATGGAACGTATGAAAGCCATTGTTGGGGACTGGATTCTCAAGAAACAGAGAGCGAGTCAATTTAGTGTattgaaagagaagggaaaagatgatgaagaagaaaataagtgTAAGGATTTATGGAGCCATTCATTGactgagaagaagaaaaaggaaattagaTCGGTGAACCTAAAAGATCTTGAAATGTACTTTAATTCGTTAGATGGTGATGTGGCCCGAGAGCTTTTAGAAGCCATAAGCTGGGCTAAGGAATACAAGATTTGGAAATATTGGGAGTGTTTTTGTGGTAAGAAGTTCGAGGACTGTAATTTGTACAAGGACCATTTCAGGAAAACACATGGACCGATTCTTATGTTTTTGAAGGAGGAAATATATGTTTGTAACAAATGGATTACGGAATATTTGAAAGGTGAGTGGAGACCTCTGGATTCTGATATGGCAACACCATGTATATTCAGTCAATGGAAATCAGCCTCTGAAATTGTTTGTAACAATGAGCTGGCTGATTCGGATGATTTAGTTGAAAAGGGAAGCTACTTGGATTGCTATTTAAGTGATGATCTGGACTTAAAAATCAAAGAGAGAGTTGTTTTTAATACACACTTTTCAGGTCTCCTTGTGGATCTACGTTCATGGGGAAGAGAGTTTAATGTTGCTACTGACATTGATGCCACTGCAGATAATGcttctgccacaccattttcGCTCAATATTGGTCAAAAGGTTATATCTCCTGAAAGTGATGATTTCATATCATGGTTATATGGGAGTGTGATTGGGGAGGATTTCAAGTCATGGGAATGTCTAAGAGACtctcaaagaaaaaaagcaaaagaagtCTATCAAATACTTGAAAAGGAGTGTTTACATTTGAAAAAAACATGTAGAGATGATGAAATATCCAAAATGCAGCGCAAAATTAAAGCAATTCAGGTTGTTGACAGATATGTTGAAGAGAATGAAAATGGGGGAAAAAGTCCAAAacaggaagaagaagattgtgTCACTTTTTTGAGGAAGAGGCATGAAGACCTacaaggaaaagaagatattgatAGTTTAATCGAGTCAGAAGTTATATCTGATGTTTTGAAAGAACAATCAGCTCTCGCTCAAGCAGGTCCAAGTTCGAATCAGTCTGGATTTGGAGAATGCAGTATAGATTATGAAGTGAAATCGCAGGAGGGGTTCCCGATTCAAATGTACAATAACATAAGATTAGCATTAGAGATTGTGCGTCAACAG ATGGTTATTAAGAATGCAATAATCTTGCAGAGTGCAGGTTACATACTATGTTCCCttttctaa